atttaagtgATAGATCtgatgttattatttaattccctacaaaacaaaatttctcctaaattttggTACACAACTATTTGGATATTTTCCCCTTCTTTGAAACTTAAAGAGGTTTAGCTTAGCTACAGGTTTGGGTAACAAGTAACGTTAACATCAAGAGAACATTTTATTTTTCGTATTATAGATACTGATAAAGACTTATACATGGCAGTACTGATATAAAGGAATTGTGTGTAATTTCTTGTGGTGGTTCAGTGTTCCAGCAAAGTGTCCTTAACGAGGGGGCATGAATCAAATACGTATCACAATCAAGGACTACGAACAACTCAAGCACTGACTTAAGGATTCACCTCAAATAATCtcaactaaaaattaaatccattaattttttacattaaaaaaatctctcaagttttataaattattttatggtCTTCTAAATTAAGCTTCAGACACCATAAAAGTCCTTAAATTCTTTTTCGATGCTGAATCAACAAATACTGTGGTGGTGATATGATACTCTTATGCCATGTTAGATTAGTGTGAACGACAACGTTTTTGTTTGGCGCCCAATAAAAGTCGAAACACATGATTTTAAGTCTTGTGGACATCTAAAACACTTTCTACAGGCCGTTTCTACATACAACACATCATCTTACAACAAGAACAAGATCATAAGGGCCTTGGGGGAGTAAACAATAGTAGCTtccattttatttattctttagtGAAAATTTAAATACAGTCAACTTTACttgaagttgataactgagaattattagatgatttgactaatttgactaaattttcatctaacagtTCTCGACTATCAATTTCACATGAAGTCGATTACATTTGAATTTTCACCTTATTCTTTTCCTTGCCTAGCTACATTACATTGTTGTATCATGtcttaaatagttaaattaacTTCCCTGAGGCAAAGGGTGAGTAAGAGAGGGTGGTGAGTGGTGAGTGAGTCGCTCCAAAAAATGTGgcagaaaaggaaaaggaaaaggggtAATATGTGAGGTTATCTCAAGTCTTATCTTCATCCACACAAACAACACCAAATAGATAACATCTCCAAACACCAAACTCCTCTTCCTCTCCCTCCCTTCATTCAAAACCCTCACTCACTCTNNNAACCCCTCCACCATCCTCCACCTCACTCCTTCTTCCACTTCCACCTCAACTCCCACCACCACCCGCCGCAAAACCTTCACCGTACGCGCCGCGCGTGGAAAATTCGAGCGTAAGAAGCCACACGTCAACATCGGAACCATCGGCCACGTCGACCACGGCAAAACCACCCTCACCGCCGCCCTTACCATGGCTCTCGCCGCCCTCGGAAACAGCGCTCCCAAGAAGTACGACGAGATCGACGCCGCGCCGGAGGAAAGGGCGCGTGGAATCACCATCAACACTGCGACGGTGGAGTACGAGACGGAGAACCGCCACTATGCACACGTGGACTGCCCTGGACACGCTGATTACGTCAAGAACATGATCACCGGAGCTGCGCAGATGGACGGCGCTATATTGGTGGTTTCCGGTGCCGACGGACCCATGCCGCAGACTAAGGAGCACATCCTTCTTGCTAAGCAAGTTGGTGTTCCCAACATGGTTGTCTTTCTCAACAAGCAAGACCAGGTTGAAAAATTTGCTTATAATCAACTCACGAATTTCTATTCgagttttaattttgatatactttCAGTGTAGCGCATGAATCTTATACTAATATGCATTTGTGTATTGTGATTATCATGTTTGACTCAGCCATTCATTATCTTGAACTTGAAAGTTTTTAGAAGTAAAATCATGTGATTGGATGATAGGATTAGAAGAAGTTGTCTTGGTGTAAAGATGATAGTTGAGAACTAGTAAGAATCGTTCGATGGCTTGACATGTCTGACGAAATTGTTATCTAACCATTCTCAACTATTATCATGTGAGTAGTCATGGTATTAGATTGTCAATGACCAAAAAACATAGGCGCAAAGTCGTCATCTTGGATTCGAAAATGACAAATTCATCTAGTCTTTTGGGCAAGGAAATGGCAAGGTGAACTATCTTGTTCAGCAACGAGATTGGAGATTCATAAACTAACTTGCTTTGGATCATTGTTGATGTATAAGTTGTGACGCGTGTTTTATTACAGAACAAGTTGAGTCAAACCAAATTAGTCTAAGATTGTTACAGAAAATGATGGTCGTTTATAGTTGcaattttacaatttaaaattttaaatggttTGTTCTTTGGGAGATTGGTGGATGTCCTCACTCACATGTTCAACTTGGAGCTTGTGCAATCTCGATTTGACTTTTGATTAGTTTTCTTGCATTGCCACTGTATGTGCGGATATTTCTTGAATTTTGTGTACCAAACTTGCTGCAGGTGGATGATGAGGAGCTTTTGCAGCTTGTGGAGCTTGAGGTTCGTGAGCTTCTGTCCTCATATGAGTTCCCTGGTGATGACATTCCTATTATTTCCGGTTCTGCTCTGTTGGCCTTGGAAGCTTTGATGGCAAATCCAGCAATCAAGCGTGGTGATAATGAGTGGGTGGATAAGATTTATCAACTTATGGATTCTGTGGATAGTTACATTCCCATCCCTCAGCGCCAAACTGATCTACCCTTCTTACTTGCGGTGGAAGATGTGTTTTCAATCACTGGTCGTGGAACGGTGGCCACAGGGCGTGTTGAGAGGGGAACCATTAAGGTTGGAGATACGGTTGACCTTGTTGGTATCAGGGAAACTAGGAACACTACTGTGACTGGTGTGGAAATGTTCCAGAAGATTCTCGATGAGGCCATGGCTGGGGACAACGTGGGATTGTTGCTTAGGGGTATTCAGAAGGTCGATATTCAGAGAGGGATGGTTTTGGCCAAGCCTGGAACCATCACACCGCACACAAAGTTCAGCGCAATCGTCTATGTtttgaagaaggaagaaggagggAGGCACTCACCTTTCTTTGCCGGGTACAGGCCTCAGTTCTACATGAGGACCACCGATGTCACTGGCAAGGTTACTCAAATCATGAATGACAAGGATGAGGAATCAAAGATGGTTATGCCTGGTGACCGTGTTAAGATGGTGGTTGAACTTATCCAGCCCGTGGCTTGTGAACAGGGAATGAGGTTCGCTATTAGAGAAGGAGGGAAGACCGTCGGAGCCGGTGTTATCCAATCTATAATTGAGTAATTTGGATGAACTTTCAGTATGACTCTTAAATGGTGGACATGCAATTAATTTTTTCCCCCCCCTCATTTTACACAACTTGTACCGTATATCcaatttcttatattttgtagGTTTCTAAATGATGTTTAGTCAAGCTGGATAATATTTTTCCCAATGCTTTGCATTTACTTAACTTCCTTCTCTCTTATTTTGCATCTGTTGAGTACTTGGGCAGAAGAATTTCTTGTATTGCATAAACATATAAGGTTTATAATCAGGCATAAACAAATAATTCTTCTATAGGAGGGCTCATTGGCTCATTGTGTTCCAAAAGATGATGTTCTTATCAAGAATCAATAGAAGAGAAATCCTAGGCATGTTTTCTAAGATATGGCATGGCAGCAAATTGTAAAAGAAAACATCCTTTTTACCCCTTGTAACTAGCTTTGGTATATGTGGATGGAttaggttcttttatttcttttagagTAAATTACAATGATCTCCCTTTTAGAAACTATGATttggatttataattttttaaatctaaaTGTGTAGATTTTAAGGTATTAACTGGCATCACGGCGTTaaaagaaaaggggaaaaaaaatacaatttcaaTAATTTTGCGATTCATGAATGTTTTCACTTATTTTTGCTTTCATGTAAGAAGACTGATAAGAGTAAAAAGTaaagaacataaaaataaacaccttaaaaagattttattaatgAATGTGAAGATCTAAAGTTGGGGATTTAGTTTAGATAATGgttttatatttatcaaaacaGAAAAGGATAAAACTTCATAGTAAAAGatcctctaattttttttttaaatttatttggttCAATTTATTAGTCATTTTATATGTTGGCAGATAATTTATGCAGGTTGGTAAATATCCGTATCATTAACTCTTGATTTGGAGCTTCCATTATGATTTCGGATTCTACTTTAGTTATTTCATAAACTCATGAATAAAGTGTAATGGAGTTATGAGAGTTTTGTGTATGTGTAATTCTTTAGTATGATCAAAATGAACAATAGTTTTGAAAATCCTTTGGTTGTAGAGACAAGAACAAaagtaaaatcttaaaatatttgTCTCTGTCTCAGTGCCTCTCTATCTCTGTATTTCTCATTGATAAAATACTTATAAGAGACCAATAATCACTTGAATAAGCTAGCTATGAATTGGGTCAATCATGACACCTTGATTATGAAATAACAATTCAAAACAAAGTCCTATGtaaatgcaaatatataattAGAGTTCAATGACAGCCTCAAAAAAAGGGGCAACCATCAATTTTTCTACCCTTTTCTGACTTCCAAAATTCCTTGATAAATTGATATtctaactaaaaactaatgcaTCAAAGTAAAACTAAGTGCCTTAGTTAATCTGAAGGTGCAAGCAACTTGATAGCACCATGTTTTCCTTAGATCATAGTTGACAGTACTAATTTTTGAGCAAAAGATGCTCTCAACCTTCTCTCTTCAACATTCTCCTCATCATCAGTCATAGCTGGTGTTAGTGCTGGTGAACCTATCACAGAGCTGCAATCATAAAACCGTCAGCGACATCACGGCATTCAAGTTCAAGTAGAGAATTACTTTTTATGAACATTAGTTTATTGCTTGTCCACTTTTATCCGTCTTTTTAAACACGGGACAAAATGATACATTAAAAGAGAAGTCAATGTACTTTTTGATGTATCATTTTGTTGTGTTGTTCAAGAAGATGAATAACAGTGGACGGAGGGAGTAAGCAGATAACACCGTATCGACCACTTGCATGGCGGCTTATAGAAAATTCTTATAACCAAAGAGGtgaaaaatcaaagcaaaatataaaaaatctaaGAACGCTTTTCCATAACTATCAATTAATTTTCCTTGAAATGCTTGATAAGGATAGCATTATTAATGTAAGGAAGAATCTAAGAAAACAAAAGCGCACCTAAAAGATTTAGTCGGTGCTAATTagggtttgaatttgaaattttttcttttcatgctTCAAGGGCTTGATTAGCTGAATACCTTTATAATGTGTAAATAAGGAACTCATAAATCATTTCATGAACTACTTATGTTTTAGGAATGTATTGAAGCAAAACAATAGTAGCatttcaaaattgttttagaGATTCATAGAGATTTCAAAATTGAATGTCAAATATTGACAATCTTCAATGAATAAAGTCAAATCCAATATAGAAATGTACTAAGATACAATAATTTACACATTAAGAAACAACATCTGCTATTCCAACTTCCTAGATCATAGAAATCATTGTTTCTATTCGATGTATATTACGTTGAAAGAGTTAAATTGATAGTGAATTCAGATAGGCAATTCATGAGTTTAGTTGAAAGATCCTAGTACCATTTCTTACAATCTTTTAAATGCTACCTGCTTTCAACTACAGGTTTCTCAagtttgttctttttattttataccaa
The genomic region above belongs to Arachis duranensis cultivar V14167 chromosome 3, aradu.V14167.gnm2.J7QH, whole genome shotgun sequence and contains:
- the LOC107478914 gene encoding elongation factor Tu, chloroplastic; the protein is MRVNVLEEIHSFLGRRNIFSMKNTNVIAAFTQETCESVYLYILLALVSSYIEITSPNTKLLFLSLPSFKTLTHSXNPSTILHLTPSSTSTSTPTTTRRKTFTVRAARGKFERKKPHVNIGTIGHVDHGKTTLTAALTMALAALGNSAPKKYDEIDAAPEERARGITINTATVEYETENRHYAHVDCPGHADYVKNMITGAAQMDGAILVVSGADGPMPQTKEHILLAKQVGVPNMVVFLNKQDQVDDEELLQLVELEVRELLSSYEFPGDDIPIISGSALLALEALMANPAIKRGDNEWVDKIYQLMDSVDSYIPIPQRQTDLPFLLAVEDVFSITGRGTVATGRVERGTIKVGDTVDLVGIRETRNTTVTGVEMFQKILDEAMAGDNVGLLLRGIQKVDIQRGMVLAKPGTITPHTKFSAIVYVLKKEEGGRHSPFFAGYRPQFYMRTTDVTGKVTQIMNDKDEESKMVMPGDRVKMVVELIQPVACEQGMRFAIREGGKTVGAGVIQSIIE